The genomic interval TCGCTGCGCCGAGAGGAAACCCACGACCCCGGCCTTCGCATCGCGCGCGACCCAAACGGTGCCCGCCAGTATCAACGGGCGGTGGGCCGCCTCCGCCATGACGTCATCGTCGGCAATCCAGGCCAGGTCATCGAGCTGACGAAACAGCTCTCCCGAAGCCCGTTCGAGCGCGGGGAAGAACGCGGCGTCCTCGAGGGTCGCGGGGTGGATGGAGAGGAAGGAATCCATGGGCGGCACAGGTGAACACCTCGAGACCGGACTACATTCACCGCATCATGACGGTGAGCGTCCAGGACTTCGAACCAGCGTTGATGAACCAGGTGGGCCCGATGTGCGCGCGGGCCTTCGATGACTATCCCTTCCTCGCGGAGCTGTTCCCAGGCCCGTCCGAGAAGCGGGCGCGGGTGTCGTCGGCGTTCTACATCGGCTGCGTGAAGGACTCGCTGAAGCACGGCGTGGTGCACGTCACCGTCGAGGACGGACGGCTCACGGGCCTCGCGTCGTGGCTCCGCCCCGGGTCCTATCCACCGTCGCTCCGCAGGCAAGCGGTCTACCTGCCCACGCTCTGGGCGGGCCTGCGCCACTTCCCGAGCCGCGCGCGGCTGGCCCTCCAGGCCCTGGCGCGACTGGAGCGCTATCACCCGCCCACGCCCCCGCACTGGTACCTGGATGTCATCGCCGTGGACCCGGCCTACCAAGGCCGTGGACTGGGAGCCCGGTTGATGCGCGCGGGGATGGAGCTGGCCGAGCAGACCCAGGCACCCTGCTTCCTCGAGACGGCCAAGGCCTCCAACCGCGACTGGTATCAGGGCTTCGGCTTCGAGCTCCAACGCACCGAGCCCTGCTTCGACGGAGGGCCGCCCCAGTGGTTCATGTGGCGGCCCTCACCGTCGAGCGGCGCCTCGGTTCCAGCAACCTCGCAGACACCCACGCCCCGGCTCCGCTCCGTGTAGCCATGGAGCGGCTTGGGGCGAGGGGCCTCGCGTTCGGCCGTGACTAATCGCCGTTGACCTTCCGCCATGCCGGACGGCCGCTCGCGCGCTCCCACCACGCGGCCACGTTCTTGTACCGCGCCACGGTGTCCGCTTCTCCAGCGGGGAACAGGTACGCCATGAACGGCATCCACGTCACGTCGGCGAGCGAGAAGTCCTCTCCCGCGAGGTACGG from Myxococcus stipitatus carries:
- a CDS encoding GNAT family N-acetyltransferase, which encodes MTVSVQDFEPALMNQVGPMCARAFDDYPFLAELFPGPSEKRARVSSAFYIGCVKDSLKHGVVHVTVEDGRLTGLASWLRPGSYPPSLRRQAVYLPTLWAGLRHFPSRARLALQALARLERYHPPTPPHWYLDVIAVDPAYQGRGLGARLMRAGMELAEQTQAPCFLETAKASNRDWYQGFGFELQRTEPCFDGGPPQWFMWRPSPSSGASVPATSQTPTPRLRSV